The Silene latifolia isolate original U9 population chromosome Y, ASM4854445v1, whole genome shotgun sequence sequence AATTAATGACCAGTGTTAATGGTATGTGCGAGGTCGTGATATGGGAGGGGTTGCGATGTGTGGATAATGATGAGATAGGGAGTCACATAAGGTTACGAGAAGAGTTAATGGTCATGCAAGGGGTAAGGCTGGGATGGTGGTTATCCTGAAGATATGGTGGGGGCCGTGTTAGGGGTTGATAAAGAAGGGGTAGTAGGGTAGTTGAAGGACGTAGGTATGGACTGCAAGGTGGTGGTTAGTTGGGGTGAGGCTGAGATACGGGTTTAGACTGGTGAGGGACGTCGTGGTCCGAGGGGTTGGGTAAGTGATGGGGAACGCTGCTTCTACACGTTCATGCAATGATGggtggaaaagaaaatgggaaAGATCATATATAGAGAATTGAAAGGAGAACAAACAAGAGGGGTAATATGATACACATCATTATGTAAATAAACAGGTTATGAAATCTACAATAATTTTATATGCACTTTTCAAATTTCACTTCTTATAAGTTTAAAAGTCGAGGAAAAAAAGTAGAAGATTTCGAATAAAATTAAGCAACATAAACTTATAAAAAATATATGGGTAGACAAAGTAAAATTTTCTTAAATTTAGTAACTACCAAACCAAAAAAATACGCAAGTTTTTGCTTTTAATAAATCTTTCCGTTaacacccgtgcagtgcacgggttcaaaaactagttttCTTTTAAACTCAATACCAAAtctcaaaaaaaaatataaaaagacTATTTTGCCCTTACACTTAGTTAACCCATCCACCCTGTATTCACCACATATTCCATTAACCccacctctaccataacaatcaCCATGTATGTAACCCCCTCCTTCCATACCAGAGCCATCACCGACAATTCATGATTGTCCTCACAATTCATGATTCCCCTCTTTTGTCTCCATAGATAAGCAACAAACATTTTAGTAGTCTTCATATCAATGTTATACGCATTATACTTCTCCAATCAGACTACCATGTCTACCAACATgccatatacggagtatatattacTCCAAAGAGAGAGGAATAATTAAGGATGACGAACATTCCTCTTCGCCCACAACCAACAAAATTCTGAAATACAATTTCGAGATCGAAACTCCACAAAAATTAGGACCCTAATCGTGCTCAACTcaacaaaaccctaatttcaccttccccatcatcatcatcctcatcaacaTCGACTTCGACTCCGACATTGATTGCGTAATCGTAGTCGAAATCATGTCATTTTATTCAATCAAATCCGAGTTCTTCATCGATTTCGGCGGCGGCGGAGGAAGCAGTGGTGGCAGCGGCAGCGGGGGGCAGTGTTAAGAAGTCGGGGAGGACATTTTATTCGAGTTCTCAATCAGATTAGctattcttttttcttttcttttttttctattaTGACCATTGTGGGGCAGCGGCGGTGCCAGTGATTGTGCTAGCCAGCTAGGTGAGGAGAAGGTGGTTTATGGTGATTGTAGTGGGGTGTATAAGGTGGACATGGGGTTTTAATGAGATAACGTGGTGGAGTGAGATAATGTGGTGGAGAGAGTGTGGGTgggttaattggtaaattatatccTACTCCCATGAGTATGGAGTATGATACTCTCATCATTTAGTTATTGGAAAATCATAAATTCAAAACTTAAAacctttaaaatttaaatttgatacatttgaaaaatataaaaatttgtaCCACAATTTATAATTTTCGTTCCTCTATAAATAGAGACCACTTTTGATATATTTTGgtgtttattttgattttttcacaTATTCACATTACATAATCGCATATTCATAACAATGTGATATATTCACATCACGTAATTAACATACTCATCAGATATTCATATTACATAACTAGCATATTCACATAGattaaaaattatattcacaaaGTAAAACTCACATACTCACACAACTAATATAGATATTCAAACAATATAACAGACATGTTCACAAATTACTTGTTCATAAGAACAACAAACATTTTATTGAGTTATTCACAGATATTCATTTAACAAAATATACATATTCACacaatttaacatgtgaatatgtCACTTAAATTTTGTgaatatatatttaattattataaacGAGTTTCAAAATATAGCCAATATGATTTTTTTTATTGAGTAAAAAATATTATCAACATTAGtaattttttgtttttaaaattggtTGTTAGATTAAAAATTAAGTCATTTTAAAATATATATGCGCCTTTTAATAACTACCCACTAACAttacaacaaaaaaaaattgattggAGTACCATGCACCATACTCTTGGGTGCATGGTATAAGAATTGGGGTTAATTAGCCAAGGTAAAATGGTcaatttttgtcttattttgagttttggtatcaagtttgaaaaaaaaaaaagagtttagttataagttataaaaaaaaaattatctaaGGTATAAATTTTGAAAGTAGTGTTATACTAGGTATAACTTATCGATTTACCAAGTATATAGATAGGTAGACCGGTCATACTGTCTAATTTGAAAAATCAATCCCAAGTTGCGTCAAACACTAGTGCGCACTCCACCACCCACCAGGCCACCACCCACCTACTCTTCTCATCTAACTCCACTATTTATATAGACACTCACACAAACACGAACACAAACACTCTCATTACTACAATTACAGTCGTTGTTTTCTCCATCAATTTTGCGGCGCATCaccttcactttctctctctcttcAATCCGCCATGGCTACTTTCGATAAGATCAAGGTTGCCAATCCCATCGTTGAGATGGACGGTAATACACTCATCTCTACCAATTTCGATCTCTTGacgttttttaatttttaattgtttTGGTTTTGATGCTAGTAGTGTTTGATTTAGATCTGTGAATTAGGTTTGATTGAAGTTGATTTGATTGTTTTTAAGTGAGTATGGAATGTTTGTGTTGGATGATCACTGGTTTTGTCGCTTTTGTTGTGGTGTTGAAATGAGTAGATTTGATGGCGGATTGATTGATGATTGCTTCGTTATTGGATCGTCGAATGTATGCTGCCTTACGACTAACTTGAGGATGGTTTAGTTGAAATGTTTTAGAAGTGTGTTTTCGATGATCATTGGTGTCGTCGTGTTGAGATGAGTATATTAAATGGAGGATTGATTGATGATTGTTTTGTTGGATCGTTGAGGGAGTCGAATGTACGCTGGCTTAAGACTAACTTGAGAGGATGAGTTAGTATGAAATGTTATAGATGTGTGTTGGATGATCAGGAGTTCTGTAGACTTTGTTGTGGTTGAAATGAATAGTTTTGATGAAGTATTGATTGGTGCTTGTTTCCTTATTGGATAGTCGAATGTATGGTGCTTTACGACTAACTTGAGGATGATTTAGTTGAAATGTTTTAAATGTGTGTTCGATCTGTGGTTTCGTCGATTTTTTGTGGTGTTGAAATGAGTAGCTTTGATAGTGGATTTATTGATGGTTGTTTTGTTGTTGGATCGTCGAGGGAGGCGAATGTATGCTAAATGGCTAACTTTGAGGATGATTTAGTATGAAATGTTTTAGATGTATGTTGGATGATCATTGCTTTCACCGATTTGTTGCGGTGGTGAAATGAGTAGATTTGATGGCAGATTTATTGATGATTGTTTTGTTATTGGATCGTTGAGGGAGCTGAATGTATGTTGCTTTACACCAACTGAGGATGATTTTAGTATGAAATGTCTAGCTTGTGTGGAATGATCATGGTTTGATCGGTTAGTTGTGGTTTTGAAATAAGTACGTTTATGGCGGATTTGTTGATGATTGTTGTGTTATTGGATCACTGAGGGGGTCAAATGTACGCTGCCTTGCACCCAACTAATGGAGTGTGAGATGTAATTTCAGAGAGATTTTTAGCTAAAAGATTGGTGATTTTTGATGATCAAAGTTATTTGGTGTAGATAATTGGATCACCAGTATTTTTAAATCTAAAACAACCTTCAACGTAAGGTTAGTATGACATCAGTGATATTGACGAATATTTTCATGAAAATATTTCATTTGAAGGTGTAGTTCACGTAGATAAATTTGAGGCATAGTCAAGTTTTAACCTAAAATGAAAAGTTATTTTTTATGGGATGAAGATATGGTTTGTAGATCCAGTTGAGGATGATAATGTTGAGGATTTGAGACGTTGAATGCATTAAAATAAGTGGTTCAGGTGATAGTGATTACATTTTATTCGTATTAATCAAGTTGGAAGGAAAATGAATAATTTGTTGGTATGTGGGGATGGTGATTAATGAAACGATTTCAACTTATTTGATCATCAACTGCTGGTTACGTTTAGATTTAGCGAATAATGTATTAATTTTTGGCTAGTGGAATGCAATTTGTGCATAAATAAAGTTATTTACAAATTTAAGAATCGAGATCGTGGCTTCTTGTTTAAAGTGCTGTTGTGGTTTTCCTTATCTTTATGTTAACCTCCTTTCCATCTCTAGTTTTTTTAGGGAGCTTCCATGTGCTAGTGCATTTTTCTGATTATCATTTGTTAGCTGCTGCTCCTCTATTTCAATACGAAAAATCTGATTGGCTGTGTCTATTTCTGAGCAACATGAGAATAATGAATGTTATGTATCATGTGTTTGTACTTTGTAGAACATCAGTCATTGGCTTAGATGACAAAGGGGcctttattttatatatttttcatGTGTATTCATTATCCTTGCTTTGGAAGTGCTCTATTCGGTAAAAAATAGGACAAACTGTTCCATAATGGTTTCCAAATTTCTCTTTCCAGGTGATGAAATGACTCGTGTGATCTGGCAAATGATTAAAGACAAGGTGACTTTTTTGTTGCTTATATACAATCATTATACTTGTagaaatacatgttctcaaatggCTGTGATGTTGACCTCCCATGCAGCTAATCTTCCCATTTTTGGAATTAGACATCAAGTATTTCGATCTTGGTCTTCCGCATCGTGATGCCACTGATGACAAAGTTACTGTTGAAAGTGCCGAAGCAACTCTCAAGTAAGTTTGCGTGGTATTTTCTGATTTTTATGAAGCATTTAGCCTTTAAGACCCCTTTGGTCAAATCTAGTTTTTCAATTTTAAGTTATTATATACACTGCTTTGTCATTTATCGGCAGTCTTGatatttaagaaaataaaaaagcACAATTTTGTTCTTGCTCAAGCCTCTTTAACTTTTTGGAAACAAGTATTAAATACCTCGACATCTTATTCTGCAGGTACAATGTGGCAATCAAGTGTGCAACTATCACACCAGGTTGCTGAATGTTCACAGATTTTCTTATCAAGTTAAGCTGTGTTTCTCCTGTTGTACTTCCTGTTCTTAGTATTGCGTCTTTCTCACAGATGAAGCACGTATGGAAGAATTTAAGCTGAAGAGCATGTGGAGAAGTCCAAACGGGACAATCAGAAATATTTTAAACGGTTGGTATACATTGCTTGGGATATTGTAAATGTATTTTTAAGTGTTCGTTGAGTGCCTTCTGAGACGATTTATTTTGATGGTTTGTGTCTCTCAAATATGTTACAGGCACCGTCTTCAGAGAACCTATTATGTGTAAAAATGTCCCTAGGCTTGTTCCAGGTTGGACAAAGCCCATATGTATTGGAAGACATGCATTTGGAGATCAGTACAGAGCAACCGATCTTGTCATTAAAGGAGCCGGGAAACTCAAACTAGTATTTGGTTAGTCATGTTAATTAGTTATATAGTTTCTTCCGGTCATCTTTCATCATTAGTGTAATCATTAGTCCCTCTTCACACTCACGCTTATAAAGCTTTCCCTTGCATGCCTTTAAAAGTAGCAGTTCGCTAATGTATGAATTTGTGGCGGACACCCCTCTGCTACATAACTGAATTATATCTTATTTGGAGAAGGAATTCCTTTGAATTTTCGTAACTCCCTTCATTGGTGCTAACATGTATTTTTGGATGTAAATTGATGTACACCCATGTACGCATCTGAATCCTAAAAAGTCTTCTGTATAATAATTTGCTTGTAAACATCTGTATACTTCTGTCTTTTGCTAGTACATACATATATGCTGTTGCCTGCTAGTGGATCAATTAGTGAGATAATTATTGAAAACATCATCCTGCTTTTTCTTATTATTGATCCATTACAATTTTACGTTGCAAGTTTTGAGTCTGAATCCTTTCTTCATTGCAGTTCCAGAAGGAAAGGACGAGAAAACAGAAATGGAGGTTTTTGACTTCACTGGAAATGGAGGTGTAGCTTTGGCCATGTACAACACTGATGAGGTTTAACCCCTTTGTTGTCTTCTTGAATGTCATTGGCCTATCGAATTTTCCGATTTATGTATTTGTGTGTCCTTTATTCTTCTTTTGTTGTTTCTGAGGGCTCTTTGAGTCTTTGTCTTATTTTCCTCTATACATGTCTGTCGCCTTGCAGTCAATTGCTTCATTTGCCGAAGCTTCAATGAATTTGGCTTATGAGAAAAAGTGGCCTCTTTATCTCAGCACAAAAAACACTATTCTTAAGAAATATGATGGAAGGTACATTTACTTCCCCTTCTTTACATTAAATACAGAGTTAATTGATAAACACCTCGTATTTACCACTTTTCAAAACTCCTACTTATTACaatatttttgaaaattcctTCCTCCAAAGTTTGTACTCTCTAGTTTCTAAAGAAAGTCTCTTTTTAGGCTAAGAAGTGACAATTTTCATTGAATATCAATCATGAAAGATCTTTATTTTTGCTCATTACTGACTTTTGGTACGAAGGAAAGACAATTCATGACTGATAGCCGCCAAAAAGTCTTTTTATCTAGCCCAAATTGACTTTTGGTAAGAGCTTTGAAAGAAATATTCGTAAATGTTAAGAGTTTTGAAGAACACTAATAAGAGATAGGACTATAGGAGTTATGGAAAAATGGTATAGAGTAGGTACTGTTTATCAATTAACTCAATTATATTTGATACTTGGTATCTAATTTACATCTTGCTTGTTTGTGAAGATTCAAGGATATCTTTCAAGAAGTTTATGAAAGCAAGTGGAAGACTAAATATGAAGAAGCTGGAATCTGGTGTGTGCTGGGAGTCTTGGAACTAGAAAAATGTTCTGTGATTTCAGCTTCAGTTTttttatttgatgtttttttattAAAATGGTAGGTACGAGCACCGTCTCATTGATGACATGGTTGCTTATGCTCTCAAGAGTGAAGGAGGTTATGTATGGGCATGCAAGAACTATGATGGAGATGTGCAGAGTGATTTCTTAGCCCAAGGTTTGTGTATTATTTTGCATTACTGGTGTTGTCATTTGTAAATTCATCGTAAGACTTGTTGTTGTAGCTATAGTTTGACTGACCAAATAGTTAACTGTTCTGATTTTACAACCTAGTTGGTGCCCTTTGGCTAATGTTGCATTTTACACTGTAGGATTTGGCTCGCTGGGATTGATGACTTCAGTATTGGTATGTCCTTGAAATCTGGCATTTAGCTCTTCAATTGTATGGCCCTACAAGACGACATCATTAACTTTGTGTCGAAATACACATTTAAATGCATGCAGACTGAATAACAAGATCATCATTTTTAAATCCCTCATAAAGTCTTACCAACAAGAATTTAAAGTGCTTTGTTAGAACAATATTTAGCCCCAGTTACATTCTTACATGTGTGGGTTTAACTTCTACATCACCTCCTCACAATATATATGATCTTTTAGCTTTATTTGATCATTTGATTCTACCataaatttttaattttgagATCGACAATGGGCTATAGGAGACAGTTAATATCAGGTATGAAACTGGTTAAGTTATATATAACCCGCTACCAAAACTTGGGGGAGTATTTCACTTTCAAAGGATATGATGATCAACTTTGTGTGTACCAGAAGTGCTGCATTCAACTTATATATGGTTACATTAAATTCTGAAACTTTCACATTTGAATTTGTATTCGGCCAACAAGCACCATACCCATGTTTAAATGCCTAAGATAGCCATATCTTCATTTCTCCTGTGTTGCTTGAGAGAAGGGGTATACAAAAGATGCGCATTTTAAGCAAGCTTGTGCCAGTTGTCTGTATTTGATACGTCATACACATCTTTTCTAATCAGCTTCTCAGCTACGCAACACGTGTACATCTGCTTACATACTCACTTGTTCAGGTTTGCCCTGATGGTAAGACAATCGAAGCTGAAGCTGCTCATGGCACAGTAACACGCCATTTCAGAGTTCACCAGAAGGGAGGTGAAACTAGCACCAACAGCATTGCCTCAATCTTTGCTTGGACCCGGGGCCTCGCTCACAGGCATGCCAAGTTTACTATTACATCTCTTTAGTTTATTACTCCCAACTCTTTATAATACCTCACGTACCCATGCTGCACACTCAACAATCAACACTCTGGCATGGGAAATTttcgaaaaattaaccaaatccATCACGTAGACATGCACCCGTGTTGGATACTTCAAAAGGAGCCAAAATCATTAACATAAgtcaaactttattttaataatcaACCTGTTACTTGGTCAACAGGGCTAAGCTGGATAACAATGAGAAACTCTTGGAGTTCACAGAGAAATTGGAAGCAGCTTGTATTGGAGTTGTTGAATCTGGGAAGATGACCAAGGATCTTGCTCTTATTATCCATGGATCAAAGTGAGTTACATCCCTATAAATTTTCTGTGTTTCCTTTATGAACATATGATGAACTAATGGAGGTTTTATGAACGATTTAGGCTTGCAAGAGACAAATATCTGAACACAGAAGAGTTCATAGACGCTGTAGCTGCTGATCTTAAAACAAGGCTGTGAGTCTATTGTGAGTCCAACCTTTTTCTTTCTCATGCAACTATGCAAGGAAGACTCTTTGTCCTTCCTGCTTTTTCTCTGATATTACTTCCATCACAATTTTATTTTCCTCATTGGACTTTAGGGGTCAACTGATGTCTACTTTGTCAATTATTTTTCCAAATTCAAGTGGAGATACAATCTAAAAGTTGTCAAGTTTAATCTATTGAACAACTGTTTTCATATTATCATTTCTAAAAGTTTGTATATTGTGAGAAAAGATCAATCAAAGTCGGTATCCGGTTGATCAGGAAAGTAAACAGGATAGgaacaatatttaattttataatcAAAACAATAAATTGTTAACATTTTACTCGCCTAGTAAATAAATCATTTAGTCTGTTGTATCCATCATTCACGTCCTTTTGGCTACTGAATTTCGTTTTAAAACACTTTCTCAATCCTCATGAATCACGATGATGTTGGTTCATCAAATTATTGAGGTGTTTGGTTAGATTGAAGATACCCTTTGATACTTGCAACCTTgtgttgttgtgttgtgttgtagtCTGTATCTGGATTGCCGACTTACAGTTGGGTGTAGTTTTTGCATTTCACCATTatgacaaaataataataataaaaaaaataatacttTGTACTTGGGATTGTTTAGGTTTATAGATCACCCTTAATATGTCAAACAAATGAAAGGCAGTGTAATAAACATTTTATAAGATTAAGCTCAGGCTATAAACTTATATGGAGGAATACATTTGATGGAAGTTATGAACTTTAAAGTGTCCGACTCCACACATGTTGGCATGTCATTGTCATGATTATAAAGTTAGCAACAATTGCGTTTTGCTAATCGTGTTAATAACGTGGGATTAGATAAAAGACTCCATTTTAATTTGTGGGGGTAGTGGGAGGTGGTATTACGAGCGACTAAGCGAGTCTGTTGCGTTAGAGACTGAAATTTCAATACCCTATTTGTAAGGGTCACTGCCTCCTTGTAGGCTGATGTATGTTGATTACTCTGTATTAACTTAGATTCTATTTGCCTGAGCATCTTCATTGACACAAGTTGTTGCCAAATGCAGCTTTAAAAAAAGCAAGCTCTGATCAGGTTGAAGGCGTAGTTTGATATTCATTTTCTACATACTAGCCAAAATCTGGGTTCGCAATACTCTTAGTTAATTTATAAGCCGCTGGTTGCCCTGGCCTTCACAAACTTGGTTTAAAATTTATGTGCTTTTGAGTTGTGGTATTTTCTATTCGCAACACTCTTAGTTAATCTGGGCATCTTTTCAGTTGATTTATTTGTGGAGGATTTGGCCTTCACAAACTTGGTTATATATCTTGTGTTGTTTATCTTTCCTACTGTCGTGCCCGTCTAGATCTGAGCCTTCAGTGGGTAATTAAACCCTGAGGATCAATTTTTATATGGTGGTTCCGATTTCATATGATGGTTCGTTAAGTTGGTAATTATCTCTAGAGGAGGTTCCCCTCAACTACTCTTCAtcccatccccccccccccccctctcttatACAtcctttagggtgtgtttggattgaggtatttggagggaaaagaaaggaagggagagtaggggatttaaaatcccttatttggatagcaaatgagggtggagggaaatggagggggaaagatttggagggatccaatttccctcttccaagcctaatcaaaatctcttcacaataggcaagatttggagagaaattgtatccaaacaaccacactccattccccctcccattcccttccccttccctccttccccctctcctcccttttctctccacttttgctatccaaacacatccTTAGGGTGTGGGAAAGTTGAGGATTTAAATTCCCTTGTTTATATAATaaataagggtggagggaaatggagagggagagatttggaggaaaATTCTATCCAAACACCTACATCTCATTCCCCCTTTCCTCCTTCCtcctccccttcctttccctcctaTTTTAGTATCCAAACAAACCCTATTGAGTCTTAAATATGTGGTATTAACAACGAATTCAATTtggtgtgtttggatagcgaaagtggagggaaagggaggggagggggaaggagggaagaggaAGGGAGGTAAGGGAAGGGAGGGCAAATAGGAAGTGGGTGTTTGAATATAATTttcttccaaatcttgcctattgtggaaaAA is a genomic window containing:
- the LOC141633175 gene encoding isocitrate dehydrogenase [NADP]; translation: MATFDKIKVANPIVEMDGDEMTRVIWQMIKDKLIFPFLELDIKYFDLGLPHRDATDDKVTVESAEATLKYNVAIKCATITPDEARMEEFKLKSMWRSPNGTIRNILNGTVFREPIMCKNVPRLVPGWTKPICIGRHAFGDQYRATDLVIKGAGKLKLVFVPEGKDEKTEMEVFDFTGNGGVALAMYNTDESIASFAEASMNLAYEKKWPLYLSTKNTILKKYDGRFKDIFQEVYESKWKTKYEEAGIWYEHRLIDDMVAYALKSEGGYVWACKNYDGDVQSDFLAQGFGSLGLMTSVLVCPDGKTIEAEAAHGTVTRHFRVHQKGGETSTNSIASIFAWTRGLAHRAKLDNNEKLLEFTEKLEAACIGVVESGKMTKDLALIIHGSKLARDKYLNTEEFIDAVAADLKTRL